Part of the Geodermatophilus obscurus DSM 43160 genome is shown below.
CGATCCTCTTCGAGGGCGCCGACACCGTCGCCGCGGTGTTCCTGGAGCCGGTGCAGAACTCCGGCGGCTGCCTCACGCCGCCGCCGGGCTACTTCGACCGGGTCAGGGAGATCTGCGACAAGCACGACGTCCTGCTCGTCTCCGACGAGGTCATCTGCGCCTTCGGCCGGCACGGCGCGACGTTCGCCTGCGAGAAGTTCGGTTACACGCCCGACCTGATCACCTGCGCCAAGGGCATGAGCTCCGGCTACGGCCCGATCGGCGCGATGATCGCCTCGGAGAAGGTCGTCGAGCCCTTCCTGCTCCCTGACGTGGCGTTCCCGCACGGGTACACCTTCGGCGGCCACCCCGTGGCGGCGGCCGCTTCGCTGGCCAACCTCGACCTCATGGAGGACGAGGGGCTCAACCAGCGCGTGCTGGACAACGAGGCGGCGCTCGGTGCCACCCTGCGCAAGCTGCTCGACCTGCCGATCGTCGGCGACGTCCGCGGCGACGGCTACTTCTGGGCCGTCGAGCTCGTCAAGGACAAGGCCACCCGGGAGACGTTCGACGCCGCGGAGCGGGAACGGCTCGTCCGTGGCTTCCTGCCCGGCGCGCTGTTCGACAACGGCCTGTACTGCCGCCCCGACGACCGCGGCGACGTGGTCGTCCAGGTCGCTCCGCCGCTCATCTGCGGCCAGGCGGAGTTCGACCAGATGGAGCAGATCCTGCGGCACACGCTGACCGAGGCCCAGGGCCTGGTCTGAAGAAGGACCTCCCTGCCCCCCACCGGAGAAGGACCCCGTCCTCATCCCTCGCAGGCTCGGGACGAGCCTCCGGACGGGGTCGGCGGCGGGACCTGCAGGGAGGCCGCCCGTCCCCACCGAGCCGCGACCGCACCCCGACGTCCCGACCCGCGACAACCGCTCCGGTGCCACCGCACCGGTCGTCGACCGGAGGAGAATCGCCATGAGCACGCTCGTCGTCGGAGCACCGACCGAGATCAAGGACAACGAGCGGCGGGTGGCACTCACCCCCGACGGTGTCGTGGAGCTGCTGCACGACGGTCACCAGGTCGTCGTGCAGGCCGGTGCCGGCGTCGGGTCCCGGTTCGCCGACGACGAGTACGCGGCGGCCGGCGCCAAGGTCGTGCCGACCGCCGAGGAGGTGTTCAACGCGGCCGACCTCATCGTCAAGGTCAAGGAGCCGGTGCCCGCGGAGTACGACCGCTTCCGCCGGGGCCAGCAGCTGTTCACCTACCTGCACCTCGCCGCCGACCGCGGGCTGACCGAGTTCCTGCTGAAGCGGCGGATCGACTCCATCGCCTACGAGACCGTGCAGACCGCTGATGGCAAGCTCCCGCTGCTGACCCCCATGAGCGAGGTCGCGGGCCGGATGGCCGTGCAGGCCGCCGCGCACCACCTGGAGAACCCGGCCGGTGGAGCGGGGATCCTGCTCGGCGGCGTCCCCGGCACCCCCGCGGCGAAGGTCCTCATCATCGGCGGCGGGGTGGCCGGCACGGAGGCGGCGAAGATCGCGCTGGGGATGCGGGCCATCGTCCGGGTCCTCGACACCAACCCGAGCCGACTGGCCTACCTGTCCGACATCTTCGGCGGGCGGCTGGACCTGGTGACGCCCAACCGCGCCCGGACGGCGGCCTACGTCGCCGAGGCCGACGTCGTGATCGGCGCGGTCCTCGTGCCCGGCGCCAGGGCACCCAAGCTCGTCAGCAGGGACATGATCGCCGCGATGCGCCCGGGCAGCGTGGTCGTCGACATCGCGATTGACCAGGGCGGCTGCTTCGAGACCAGCCGGCCGACCACCCACTCCGACCCCACCTACGTCGAGGAGGGCGTCGTCCACTACTGCGTGGCCAACATCCCCGGGGCGGTGTCCCGTACCTCGACCCTGGCCCTGACCTCGGCCACGCTGCCGTACCTGGTCCGGGTCGCGCAGCACGGCGTGGTCGGCGCGGCCCAGGCCGACCCCGCCCTGCGTCTCGGGCTCAGCACGCTCGACGGGCAGCTCGTCAACCAGCCGGTCGCCGAGGCCCACGAGCTGCCCTTCACCGACCCCGCCGAGCTCCTCGTCGCACGGTGAGACGTCGGGCGGGTACCCGGACCACGGTCGAGGAGAGACGGAACGCATGAGGATCCTGCTGGTCGGAGCGACGGGACGGCTCGGTGCCGCGGTGGGCGAGGCGCTCACCGGTCGGGGGCACGAGGTCGTCACGGTCGGCCGCACTGCCGGGGACGTCCAGGCAGACGTGGCCGACCCCGAGCAGACCGCCCGCGACATCGTCACCGAGGTCGCGATCACCACCGACGGCGACGGGGCCTCTTCGTCGGGTCCGACGAGGTCGAGTTCCTGGCACCGGTCCACACCGGCGACTTCCCCGAGGTCACCGGGCCCGTCACCCGGATCGGCACCACCAGCCGCACAGTGCAGCCGGAGGCCCGCGAGGTCAGCGCCTCCCGGTACGACGAGAACCCGTCCGGCGCCGACGTGCTGGCGGAGCCCGTCGTCGTCGTCCGGCAACCGGGACCGTCGTCCCCGGAGGCACGCAGCCGCGGACCGCGCGGCGCAGGCCGACCGTCCTCCTGACCCCGGGACCCCGCTCGTACGGTGGCCTCGTCCGATCGCCTTCCCGGCCGACCGCCCGGCGCCGCCGCGGGACGCGGCTGCGCCACCACGAGGCGGGCGAGGAGCAGGGGAAGGGCGTACTGACGACACGCACTGCGGCTCACCGGGCAGGCACTGATCCACTGGCGGGGGCCCTGGAATTCCGGTAGGCCTGCCGCTGGCGGGAGACGATCCGTCGGGGAAGACACCACCGTGCACACGAGGAGCTGCTGGGCTAGGCGGGTTCCGACAGCCCCGGACGGCCCGGCATGAGGGGACGCTGCCATGGGTCCGAGCGGCACCGGGAGTCACCGGGTCATCGTCGTGGGAGGCGGGTTCGGGGGGCTTAACGTCACCCGGGCCCTGGACGGTGCCGACGTCGACGTGACGCTGGTGGACCGGGCCAACCACCACCTCTTCCAGCCGCTGCTGTACCAGGTGGCGACCGGCATCCTGCCCCCCGGACTCATCGCCCCGGCGCTGCGCAGCGTGACGAAGAAGGAGAGGAACGCCCGCGTGCTGCTCGCGGACGTGCAGGATGTCGACCTGGACCGCCGGGTCGTCCGCGCCGGGGCACCGGACGGCAGGCAGCTCGAGCTGCCCTACGACACCCTGGTCGTCGCCGCCGGGGCGACGCACTCCTACTTCGGCAAGGGCCAGTTCGCGGAGTACGCCCCCGGCATGAAGACCATCGAGGACGCCCGCTACCTGCGCGACGGGATCCTGGCCAAGTTCGAGATGGCGGAGATCGCCACCGACCCGGTCGAGCGCGCGGAGTGGCTGACGTTCGTCGTGGTCGGCGCCGGACCCACGGGCGTCGAACTCGCTGGGCAGATCGCGGAGCTGGCGCACACCGTCCTCCCCCAGGACTACCGCACCGCGGACACGCACCAGGCCCGCATCATCCTGCTGGAGGGCGCAGGGGCCGTCCTGCCGCCGTTCGCGCCCAAGCTGCAGGCCTACACCAAGAAGCGCCTGGAGGAGATGGGGATCGAGGTACGGCTGAACACCCTGGCCGTCGACATGGACCACCAGTCGATCACGGTCAAGGGCCCGGACGGGCTCGAGACGATCAGGGCCGGCACCCGCATCTGGGCCGCCGGCGTCCAGGCCTCCCCGCTGGCCCGGGTGCTGGCCGAGAAGGCCGGCGTCGAGACCGACCGGGCCGGCCGGATCCCGGTGGGTCCCGACTGCACGGTGCCGGGCCATCCCGAGGTCTTCGCCATCGGCGACATGGCGTCGCTCGACAAGCTGCCCGGCGTGGCCCAGCCGGCCATCCAGGAGGGCAAGTACGTCGGCCGGGTCATCAAGGACCGTCTCGCCGGCCGGCAGACGCCGCCCTTCAAGTACTTCGACAAGGGCACCATGGCCACGATCGGCTACCGCTCGGCCGTCGCCGACGCCTTCGGGGTGAAGGTGACCGGCTTCCTCGCCTACGTCATGTGGGTCTTCATCCACGTGATGTACCTGGTCGGCTGGGGCAATCGGCTCGGCACCCTCTACACCTGGGTCCGTGCGCTGTGGCTGTCCCACAACCGCGGGAACCGCATCATCGCGTTCGAGACGGCACAGCAGGAGGTGGCCGGGGGCAGCACCCCGGCGGCGCGACCTCCGACGATCCTGCCCCGGACAGCGCCTCCGGCCGCTACCGATGCCGAGGAGGCCATCCCCGGAGCCCCTCGGGAGGCCGGCGGCGCCGGGTGAACCAGGGGCTTCCCAGCCGGGGCTGGGTCGGGCCCGGAGCACCGCGGCGGACGAGGGACACCGACCCCAGAGACATCCCCACGGTCGTCGACCGTGGGTACGTGCGGACGACCCGACGCACCGCACACCGAGCGGCCCGGCTCGGCCGGCCGACCCCGCACCACCTAGGCACTGGAGAAGTCCATGTCCGAGCAGAGCGTCCTGAGCCCGCCCACCGGCGCGGCGTCCCCACCGACCCAGCTGATGCTGATCGGCGGGAACTGGGTGGAGGCCGCCGACGGCGAGTGGCGTGAGATCACCAGCCCGGGTCACCGCGGCCACCTCCTCGCGCGCGTCCCGCGCGGCAACGCCACGGACGTCGACCGCGCCGTGATCGCCGCGCGGGAGGCCTTCCCTGCTTGGCGCGACCAGCACTTCAAGGAGCGCCAGCGGGTGCTGCTGAGGATCGCCGACGCCCTCGAGGGCCGCGCCGAGGAGCTCGCCCGGGTCACCGCCGCCGACACCGGGAACGCGCTGCGCACCCAGGCGCGGCCCGAGGCGGCGTTGCTGGTCGACCTGTTCCGCTACTTCGGCGGCGTGGCAGGGGAGGTGAAGGGCACGACCCTGCCGGCCGGGGCGACGCAGCTGCAGTACACCCGGCAGGAGCCGCTGGGGGTGGTCGGCGCGATCCTGCCGTGGAACTCGCCGCTGATGATCGCCGGCTTCAAGGTCCCGGCCGCACTGGCCGCGGGGAACACCATCGTCCTCAAGGCCGCCGAGGACGCTCCGCTGTCCATCCTGCTGATGGCCGAGATCTGCGAGGAGTTCCTGCCGCCCGGCGTGCTGAACGTGGTGACCGGTACCGGCCGGGCAGCGGGCAACGCCCTGGTCGAGCACCCCGGCGTGGACAAGATCTCCTTCACCGGCTCCACCGAGGTCGGCCGGGGCATCGCCAGCAAGGCGGGGGAGCGGCTGGCCCACCTGTCCCTGGAGCTGGGCGGCAAGAACCCGTCGATCGTGTTCCCCGGTGCGGTGACCGACGAGCTGATCGAGGGGCTGGTGCTGTCCTCGCGGATCAGCCGGCAGGGCCAGAGCTGCACCGCCGGCTCGCGGCTGTACCTGCACCGCGACGTCCACGACGAGGTCCTCGCCCGGCTGGCGGAGCGTCTGGGGGCGATGAAGGTCGGTGATCCGCTGGACGAGAGCAGCGACATCGGCTCGGTCATCAACGAGACCCAGTTCGACTCCATCACCGAGTACCTGCAGGACGGGCTGGCCAATCCCGCGCTGCACGTCGAGGTCGGTGGGTTGCCGCCGACCAGCGGACCGCTGGCCGAGGGGTTCTTCCACGTGCCCACGTTGTTCTCCGGCGGCGACAACAGCTTCCGCCTCGCCCGCGAGGAGATCTTCGGGCCCGTGGTGGTCGCCATCGCCTGGGAGGACGTCGACGACGTCGTCCGCATGGCCAACGACACCGCGTACGGGCTGGGTGCCTACGTCTGGAGCTCCGACATCAACCTGGCGATCACCACCGCGCACCGCCTCGAGGCCGGCTGGGTGCAGGTCAACCAGGGCGGGGGACAGGTCGTCGGCCAGTCCTACGGCGGCTACAAGCAGAGCGGCATCGGCCGCGAGGTGTCCCTCGAGGGCATGATCGCCGGCTTCACGCAGACCAAGCAGATCAACGTGCGCCTGGGCCACGGAGCGACCCCCGCGCCGCGCACGGGGCCCTGACCGGGCGCCGCACCACCGTCGACCTGACCGTGGAGGACGGATGGCCAGCTACACCGCGACCGCGATCTGCGAGGGCGACCACTGGGTCATCGACGTCCCGGGTGTCGGCACGACCCGGGCCGACAGCGTCGACGACATCGAGGAGATGGCTCTCGACCTGGTCGTCGCGATGACCCGCACCGCCCCCGAGGAGGTGCACGTCCAGACGCGCATCGTCTGACCCGGCTGTCCACGGTCGTCCATCCGGCGGGGCCGGGCCCGCGGGCTGATCGGCGCGGTCGGCGGCGAGTTCCCCGCGACGGCCCGCCAGGCACGCTCCGGAAGGCGCGCGTACGTCGAGCGAGGGGCCGGGGGACGGGCGGACACCTCGTCAGGCCAGGTCGGCACCTGCTCGATCCTGTCGGCCTCCTGCGCTCAGGGCACCGCCGCACGCGAGCGCCAGGAGTCCTGGTGCCAGGGCAACGACCGTCCGCCCTCCCGGGCTCCCTGCCGGCCGGCTGTCCGCGCAGACTCGGATCGCGGTCACGAGTGCGTGGATCGGAGGCCCGGCCGCCATGACGGAGGACGTCCTCTCCCTGGTGGACGAGTGGGGACCGGAGAAGGTCGTGTGCGTGTCGGACCGACGGTCGGGCATGCGCGGCGTCCTGGTGCTGGACAACACCGCACGGGGGATGGGCAAGGGCGGCACCCGGATGAGCCCGACGCTGACCGTGCGCGAGGTCGCCCGGCTCGCCCGCACCATGACGTGGAAGTGGGCGGCGGTCGACATGTTCCACGGGGGCGCCAAGGCCGGGATCCTCGGCGACCCGACCGCGCCGGGCAAAGAGGAGGTCCTGCGGGCCTTCGCCCGGGCGCTGCGCAACGAGGTCCCGGCCGAGTACGTCTTCGGGCTCGACATGGCCTGACCGAGCAGGACGCCGCCGTCCTCCTGGACGAGCTCGGCGACCGCGGCGCGGCCGTCGGCCTGCCGCGGGCGCTGGGCGGACTGCCCTACGACGAGCTGGGGGTCACCGGCTTCGGCGTCGCCGAGGCCGCCGACGCCGCAGCGGCCGAGTCGGGCTGGCGGCTGGCCGGCTCGCGCGTGGCGATCCAGGGTTTCGGTGCCGTCAGGCAGGTCGCCGCCCGGCAGTTCGTCGAGCTGGGCGCGGCCGTGGTCGCCGTCTCGACCTCGGCCGGCGCCGTCCACGACCCCGACGGCCTGGACGTCGCCCGGCTGTCCGGGCTGCGGGCCGAGCTGGGGGACGACTGCGTCCGGGGGTACGGCGGCGTCCGGCCGGCCGATACCGCGCTCACCGTGCCCACCGACGTCTCGTGCCCGCCGCCCGCGAGGACGTCGTCGACGACGGCATCGCCCTGGCGACCTCGGCCCGGCTGGTGGTCGAGGGCGCGAACCTGCCGACCACGGGCACCGCCCTGGAGATCCTCGCCGAGCGCGGCATCCCCGTCGTCCCGGACTTCATCGCCAACGCCGGTGGGATCGTCGCCGCGGCGCACTCCATGGACATGCGGTACTCGCCGTTCCGCGTGGACCCCGATGACGTCTTCGCGATGATCTCGACGAAGCTGCGGGCCAACGCGGCCGCCGTGCTGGCCGAGGCGGCGCGCACCGAGGACACCCCGCACACCGCCGCCCGGCGCCTCGCCCAGCAGCGGGTGCTCGCTGCCATGCGGCTGCGCGGGAAACTGCCCGTCGACACCACCCCGGAGCCGCTGTCGTGACCACCGTCGACACCACCGCGCTGCGGCCCGCTCTGCGCGGCGCCTCTCCGGGCCCGACGTGCTGCTGCGCCAGCCCTCCTTCCGCGCCCTCGCCGAGCCCCACCGGTTCCGCGAGGCCGATGGGCAGATCAGCCAGGGCGAGCTGCGGGTGCGCTCCGGCGAGGTGGGGGCGCGCGGCATCGCCCTGACCCCCGGGGGCCGCGACCGGTACGACCGGCTCGTCGCCGAGGTGGACCGGCGCACGGCCGAGACTCCCCGGCCGGGCGCGGCAGGAGGTCGCCGCCGAGGGCGGCGCGCCCCGGGACGCCCGGTGGCTGTCCGAGGCGATCGGCCGTCCCCTCCGCACGCCCGAGCAGCTGTACGCCGAGCAGCGCGCGGCGTCGCTGGACCGGGCCGCGGCCGAGCTCGGCGTCGTCGGGGGGATCGACACCGAGCCGCGGTCCCCGGCCGCCCTCAGCCGTCCCGCCCGGTGGCCACGGCGGCCCGGACGGCGCCGACGACGGCACGCACCCCCGGCTGCGGTGCCGGGTCGCGGCGGTGCGCCAGCACGATCGTCCGCTCGAGCCGGTCGGTCAGGGGCACCGCCGTCAGGCCGTCGCGGCGCAGCGCGAGCATGAGCTCGGTGACCGGCGCGACGCCGAGGCCGGCGGCCACCAGGGACAGGGTCGAGGCGGTGTCGGTCACGGTGTGGTCCACCCGGGGCTCGAAGTCCGCCCGGCGGCAGGCCATCCGGATCGCCCGGCCGTAGGAGGTGTGCGCCGGGGGCAGGATCCACGGCTCGTCGGCGAAGTCGTGCAGCGCGGACGGGCCCTCCCGCGCCGGGCGCCCGGCAGGCGTCGCCATCGCGAACCGCTCGGTGGCCAGCACGAGCAGGGCGACGTCCGCCGCCCGGGGGATGGGGGCCTGCGGGTAGTCCACGCCGAAGGCGAGGTCCACCCGCCCGGCGGCGACGACGGAGGTGGCGTCGTCCACGTCGACCTCGACCGACCGCAGGCTGACCCCGGGGCTCTGCACCCGCACCCGCACCAGCGCCTGAGGCAGCAGTGCCGCCCGCCGCGGTGCCGATGACGCCGATGAGCACCCGCGCCTGCGGCCGCCCCGGCAGGCCCGCCAGCGCCTGCTCGGTCCGGCGGGCCAGCGACAGCAGCCCCACCGCGTGGTCGGCGAGCAGGTGTCCGGCGTCGGTGAGCTGCACGCGGCGTCCGACCTGGGTGACCAGCTCGGCCCTGACCGACCGCTCCAGCGCGGCCATCTGCTGGGACACCGCGCCGGTCGTGTAGCCGAGGGCGACCGCGGCCGCGGTCATGCTGCCCGTGTCGCGGATGGCGACCAGGGTCCGCAGCTCCACCAGGTCCAGGTCGACGTCCATGCAGCAGAGCCAAACGGAGCGGCTGCATGATCATCGATGGTGCTGCACGCTGTCGGGCTCCAGGATGGCGGCACGCCCCGCCCACCCCGGAGGACCCGCGATGACCGCTCCTGGACGCCGGCTCCCGTCCTCGGCCTCCGTCGTCGTCATCGGTGGGGGAGTGGTGGGGCTGAGCTCGGCCCACTCCCTGGCGCGGGCGGGGGTCCGGGACGTCGTCCTGCTGGACCGGGGTGCGCTCGGGTCCGGGTCGACCAGCCGGGCCGCCGGCGGCGTGCGGGCGCAGTTCTCCGACCCCGTCAACATCACACTCGGCGCGCGCAGCCTGGAGACGTTCCGTGATTTCGCCTCCCTGTTCGGCCAGGAGATCGACTTCCGCCAGGTCGGTTACCTGTTCCTGCTCAGCACCCCCGAGGCGGTCGCGGCCTTCGAGGCCAACGTCGCCCTGCAGAAC
Proteins encoded:
- a CDS encoding aspartate aminotransferase family protein — protein: MTTSIEQPPAGVPDATAARAADHLWMHFARQGRHPETPVPVITRGEGAYIWDNQGRKILDGLSGLFVVQVGHGRRVLAEAAAKQAAELAYFPVWGYTTPVQAELAERVADLAPGDLNRVFFTTGGGEAVESAWKAAKQYFKLIGKPQKHKVISRAVAYHGTPHGALAITGLPAMKKDFEPLAPGGFRVPNTNLYRHPEFAEDPKAFGRWAADRIEEAILFEGADTVAAVFLEPVQNSGGCLTPPPGYFDRVREICDKHDVLLVSDEVICAFGRHGATFACEKFGYTPDLITCAKGMSSGYGPIGAMIASEKVVEPFLLPDVAFPHGYTFGGHPVAAAASLANLDLMEDEGLNQRVLDNEAALGATLRKLLDLPIVGDVRGDGYFWAVELVKDKATRETFDAAERERLVRGFLPGALFDNGLYCRPDDRGDVVVQVAPPLICGQAEFDQMEQILRHTLTEAQGLV
- the ald gene encoding alanine dehydrogenase yields the protein MSTLVVGAPTEIKDNERRVALTPDGVVELLHDGHQVVVQAGAGVGSRFADDEYAAAGAKVVPTAEEVFNAADLIVKVKEPVPAEYDRFRRGQQLFTYLHLAADRGLTEFLLKRRIDSIAYETVQTADGKLPLLTPMSEVAGRMAVQAAAHHLENPAGGAGILLGGVPGTPAAKVLIIGGGVAGTEAAKIALGMRAIVRVLDTNPSRLAYLSDIFGGRLDLVTPNRARTAAYVAEADVVIGAVLVPGARAPKLVSRDMIAAMRPGSVVVDIAIDQGGCFETSRPTTHSDPTYVEEGVVHYCVANIPGAVSRTSTLALTSATLPYLVRVAQHGVVGAAQADPALRLGLSTLDGQLVNQPVAEAHELPFTDPAELLVAR
- a CDS encoding NAD(P)/FAD-dependent oxidoreductase encodes the protein MGPSGTGSHRVIVVGGGFGGLNVTRALDGADVDVTLVDRANHHLFQPLLYQVATGILPPGLIAPALRSVTKKERNARVLLADVQDVDLDRRVVRAGAPDGRQLELPYDTLVVAAGATHSYFGKGQFAEYAPGMKTIEDARYLRDGILAKFEMAEIATDPVERAEWLTFVVVGAGPTGVELAGQIAELAHTVLPQDYRTADTHQARIILLEGAGAVLPPFAPKLQAYTKKRLEEMGIEVRLNTLAVDMDHQSITVKGPDGLETIRAGTRIWAAGVQASPLARVLAEKAGVETDRAGRIPVGPDCTVPGHPEVFAIGDMASLDKLPGVAQPAIQEGKYVGRVIKDRLAGRQTPPFKYFDKGTMATIGYRSAVADAFGVKVTGFLAYVMWVFIHVMYLVGWGNRLGTLYTWVRALWLSHNRGNRIIAFETAQQEVAGGSTPAARPPTILPRTAPPAATDAEEAIPGAPREAGGAG
- a CDS encoding aldehyde dehydrogenase family protein, translating into MSEQSVLSPPTGAASPPTQLMLIGGNWVEAADGEWREITSPGHRGHLLARVPRGNATDVDRAVIAAREAFPAWRDQHFKERQRVLLRIADALEGRAEELARVTAADTGNALRTQARPEAALLVDLFRYFGGVAGEVKGTTLPAGATQLQYTRQEPLGVVGAILPWNSPLMIAGFKVPAALAAGNTIVLKAAEDAPLSILLMAEICEEFLPPGVLNVVTGTGRAAGNALVEHPGVDKISFTGSTEVGRGIASKAGERLAHLSLELGGKNPSIVFPGAVTDELIEGLVLSSRISRQGQSCTAGSRLYLHRDVHDEVLARLAERLGAMKVGDPLDESSDIGSVINETQFDSITEYLQDGLANPALHVEVGGLPPTSGPLAEGFFHVPTLFSGGDNSFRLAREEIFGPVVVAIAWEDVDDVVRMANDTAYGLGAYVWSSDINLAITTAHRLEAGWVQVNQGGGQVVGQSYGGYKQSGIGREVSLEGMIAGFTQTKQINVRLGHGATPAPRTGP
- a CDS encoding Glu/Leu/Phe/Val dehydrogenase dimerization domain-containing protein, translated to MTEDVLSLVDEWGPEKVVCVSDRRSGMRGVLVLDNTARGMGKGGTRMSPTLTVREVARLARTMTWKWAAVDMFHGGAKAGILGDPTAPGKEEVLRAFARALRNEVPAEYVFGLDMA
- a CDS encoding LysR substrate-binding domain-containing protein; the protein is MLPQALVRVRVQSPGVSLRSVEVDVDDATSVVAAGRVDLAFGVDYPQAPIPRAADVALLVLATERFAMATPAGRPAREGPSALHDFADEPWILPPAHTSYGRAIRMACRRADFEPRVDHTVTDTASTLSLVAAGLGVAPVTELMLALRRDGLTAVPLTDRLERTIVLAHRRDPAPQPGVRAVVGAVRAAVATGRDG